A genomic segment from Takifugu rubripes chromosome 20, fTakRub1.2, whole genome shotgun sequence encodes:
- the chst7 gene encoding carbohydrate sulfotransferase 7, with the protein MKRRLHKKYLILILAYSGLLLLIPYVLDYRDKSAQQARNGLSQQPRCPDLENTVALLWDNGYKVNGSEATEHAANRSQSRTHIYLHATWRTGSSFLGELFNQHPDVFYLYEPMWHIWQALYPGDAGSLQGAVRDMMNALYRCDFSVLKLYAGSQNITTSFIFGWKTNKVICSEPLCDAHKRHEIGMVKEDRCAKCQKRDIRELERECKKYPVMVIKGVRVLDLSTLVPLVKDPAINLQIVQLFRDPRAVHNSRLKSKQALVKESIQVLRSKKQNDKYKRLLVPSNKVNRAEIYVSSAMELICDNWLSDMLLVMNAPPWLRRNYHRVRYEDLVLHPMEELQRMFRFANLSSFPALEKFALNMTHGQGYSSDRPFLISSRDAKEAIYAWRERLNVEQINQVEAYCSEVMRQLGYQKHSVDKTT; encoded by the coding sequence ATGAAGAGGAGGCTACACAAGAAATACTTGATTTTGATCCTCGCATATTCGGGTTTGCTTCTTCTGATCCCCTACGTGTTAGATTACCGTGATAAATCCGCGCAACAAGCAAGAAATGGACTGTCGCAACAGCCCAGATGCCCTGATTTGGAGAACACGGTGGCGCTGTTGTGGGATAACGGATACAAAGTTAACGGCAGTGAGGCGACGGAGCACGCCGCCAACAGGAGCCAATCTAGGACGCACATCTACCTGCACGCCACATGGAGGACTGGCTCTTCATTTCTAGGGGAGTTGTTCAATCAGCACCCCGATGTTTTTTATCTGTACGAGCCGATGTGGCACATTTGGCAAGCTTTGTACCCGGGAGATGCGGGGAGTCTCCAGGGCGCCGTGCGCGACATGATGAACGCGCTGTACCGTTGCGATTTCTCTGTCCTCAAACTTTACGCAGGGTCGCAGAACATCACCACCTCGTTCATATTCGGCTGGAAAACCAACAAAGTAATATGTTCGGAGCCGCTGTGCGACGCGCACAAGCGCCACGAAATTGGGATGGTGAAAGAGGACCGGTGCGCAAAATGCCAAAAACGAGACATTAGGGAGCTGGAGAGGGAATGTAAAAAGTACCCAGTAATGGTCATCAAAGGCGTCCGCGTTTTGGACCTGAGCACgttggttcctctggttaaAGACCCGGCGATAAACCTGCAGATTGTTCAGCTCTTCAGAGATCCCAGGGCTGTGCACAATTCCCGCTTAAAGTCCAAACAGGCTCTGGTGAAGGAGAGCATTCAGGTCCTCCGGAGCAAGAAGCAAAACGACAAGTACAAGCGGCTGCTGGTGCCGAGCAACAAAGTTAACCGGGCCGAAATTTACGTCTCCAGCGCCATGGAGCTCATTTGTGATAACTGGCTCAGTGATATGTTACTGGTGATGAACGCGCCTCCCTGGCTGAGGAGGAATTACCACCGCGTCCGTTACGAGGACTTAGTCCTGCATCCCatggaggagctccagagaaTGTTCCGCTTCGCCAACCTCTCAAGTTTTCCAGCTCTGGAGAAGTTTGCACTGAACATGACCCACGGCCAGGGGTATTCTTCAGACAGGCCCTTCCTGATATCATCCAGGGATGCAAAAGAGGCCATATATGCCTGGAGAGAGCGGCTCAACGTTGAGCAGATCAACCAGGTGGAGGCCTACTGCAGCGAAGTCATGAGGCAGCTGGGGTATCAGAAGCACAGCGTGGACAAAACAACATGA